One Huiozyma naganishii CBS 8797 chromosome 4, complete genome genomic region harbors:
- the RSM7 gene encoding mitochondrial 37S ribosomal protein uS7m (similar to Saccharomyces cerevisiae RSM7 (YJR113C); ancestral locus Anc_7.486) has translation MRRTVQLLDPLKRVHVSCRSGLLYSTVPIARTSPQRHTLQRFQSTTTAAPEKEELSTLTDEEVDSWLHSINDLRAQFRRDGFTPDDFAGTTGATESLTLAKEAQKLINPEFKPTQEQIDEFEQLRGKPIPKRKDPILEHVTNMIMRHGKKQLAERTLSRALYIVFCKTRKDPVELLKKSLDDLAPLMIVKTFNTGVAKAAVIPVPLNQRQRHRIAWKWIMEGANGRVSSDFAVRLGEELVSVANGSSSGFDKRDQLHKTAIAHRSYIKLK, from the coding sequence ATGAGGAGAACAGTACAGCTGTTAGACCCTCTGAAAAGGGTACATGTTTCATGCAGGAGTGGCCTTCTGTATTCTACGGTACCAATTGCAAGAACGTCCCCACAGAGGCACACCTTACAAAGGTTTCAGAGCACAACTACAGCTGCTCCagaaaaggaggaactgTCAACGTTGACCGATGAGGAGGTTGACTCCTGGTTGCATTCCATTAATGACCTAAGGGCACAATTCAGAAGAGACGGGTTTACGCCGGACGACTTCGCTGGCACCACCGGGGCAACAGAAAGTTTGACTTTGGCCAAGGAGGCCCAGAAATTGATAAACCCGGAATTTAAGCCCACGCAGGAGCAGATCGATGAGTTCGAACAGCTGAGGGGCAAACCTATTCCCAAAAGGAAGGACCCCATTTTGGAACACGTCACAAACATGATTATGCGGCATGGGAAGAAACAGCTTGCTGAGAGAACATTATCAAGAGCTCTGTACATTGTTTTCTGCAAGACTAGGAAGGATCCTGTGGAACTACTCAAGAAATCGCTCGATGACTTAGCACCTCTGATGATTGTCAAAACTTTTAACACTGGTGTCGCAAAGGCTGCTGTGATCCCCGTGCCCCTAAATCAAAGGCAAAGACACAGAATTGCTTGGAAGTGGATTATGGAGGGGGCCAATGGGAGAGTCTCGAGCGATTTTGCAGTCAGACTGGGGGAAGAACTGGTTTCTGTTGCAAACGGTAGTAGCTCTGGGTTTGACAAAAGAGACCAACTGCATAAAACGGCAATCGCCCACAGATCTTACATCAAACTGAAGTGA
- the KNAG0D01280 gene encoding uncharacterized protein (similar to Saccharomyces cerevisiae ECM13 (YBL043W) and YJR115W; ancestral locus Anc_7.483), which produces MNYPFEELQNNYRLAAVVKNKLHSCTTGCKRKGFDLREIVCHANLLDSILDNIDVLKYRYVSQQRGTPGRTAPLLTSVASSSTEPMYVYNPLPLRKHQTAYDDAATEDDDDEDCEKYYQYDSGSDSNCDGEGSHEQSLNEEESIYNDDLITAPSMVPRSPSPSSSSTDDDIEDTEVAATQDKSPPTECVLSKPLAAAVITAMDNSNSRSSLYYRLRS; this is translated from the coding sequence ATGAACTAcccatttgaagaacttcaaaacaacTACAGACTCGCTGCAGTGGTCAAGAATAAACTACACTCTTGCACTACTGGATGCAAGAGGAAAGGATTCGACCTAAGGGAGATAGTGTGCCATGCAAACCTTCTGGACTCGATCCTGGACAACATAGACGTGCTCAAGTACAGATACGTGAGCCAGCAGCGTGGGACCCCCGGTAGGACCGCACCACTACTCACatctgttgcttcttcttctacgGAGCCAATGTACGTTTACAACCCACTGCCTCTTCGCAAACACCAAACTGCATACGACGATGCAGCGAccgaggacgacgacgacgaggattGTGAAAAGTACTACCAATACGACTCTGGGTCAGACTCCAATTGCGATGGTGAGGGCTCACACGAGCAATCCctcaacgaggaggagtCTATCTACAACGACGACCTCATCACTGCACCAAGCATGGTCCCAAGGTCACCCAGcccatcatcatcatcaacggACGACGACATCGAAGATACAGAGGTTGCTGCAACGCAGGACAAATCCCCACCGACAGAGTGTGTGCTCTCGAAGCCACTCGCAGCGGCGGTAATAACGGCCATGGACAATAGCAACAGCAGATCCAGTCTCTACTACCGGCTACGGTCCTAG
- the SOD1 gene encoding superoxide dismutase SOD1 (similar to Saccharomyces cerevisiae SOD1 (YJR104C); ancestral locus Anc_7.477) has product MVKAVAVLKGSAGIGGVVHFEQASENENTTISWEITGNDANAQRGFHIHEFGDITNGCVSAGPHFNPFKKTHGAPTDEVRHVGDMGNVTTDANGVAKGSRTDPLIKLLGPTTIIGRSVVIHAGTDDLGKGDNEESLKTGNAGGRPACGVIGFTN; this is encoded by the coding sequence ATGGTCAAAGCTGTAGCTGTTCTAAAGGGTAGTGCAGGGATCGGTGGTGTTGTTCACTTCGAGCAGGCCAGTGAGAACGAGAACACCACGATCTCGTGGGAGATCACAGGGAACGACGCGAACGCACAGAGAGGTTTCCATATCCACGAGTTCGGTGATATCACTAACGGGTGTGTCTCCGCTGGTCCTCACTTCAACCCTTTCAAGAAGACGCACGGTGCCCCCACCGACGAGGTTAGACACGTTGGGGATATGGGTAACGTGACCACGGATGCTAATGGTGTCGCTAAGGGGTCCAGAACGGACCCATTGATCAAGTTGCTTGGTCCAACCACTATTATCGGGAGAAGTGTGGTCATCCATGCTGGCACTGATGATTTGGGTAAGGGCGATAACGAGGAATCCTTGAAGACTGGTAACGCTGGTGGGAGACCTGCCTGCGGTGTCATTGGATTCACAAATTAA
- the VPS25 gene encoding ESCRT-II subunit protein VPS25 (similar to Saccharomyces cerevisiae VPS25 (YJR102C); ancestral locus Anc_7.474): MEFPPIHSFPPLYTRQPNKLVRNKQLETWAGIILDNAKKLHRWEIDKTGRFERGGPSIFTSESIGRAVPQLFINEIWRHMQRNNQIILRDESLQWGVLDDADADASFYVLWRPLDAWTSLILEWFDTANQMGKVVTFYELAQGDESLDCEFHGIPEPLLLRILKPLVKRGRATMLKGDNDQYVAIKVV; encoded by the coding sequence ATGGAATTCCCGCCCATACACTCGTTCCCGCCCCTGTACACGAGACAACCGAACAAGCTGGTCAGAAACAAGCAGTTGGAAACGTGGGCAGGGATTATACTGGACAACGCAAAGAAGCTTCACAGGTGGGAGATAGACAAAACGGGGCGGTTCGAAAGAGGAGGGCCCTCGATCTTCACTAGCGAGAGCATTGGTCGCGCCGTGCCACAGTTGTTCATCAACGAGATATGGCGGCACATGCAGCGGAATAACCAGATCATACTGAGGGACGAGTCCCTGCAGTGGGGGGTACTCGACGACGCGGACGCGGACGCAAGTTTCTACGTCCTTTGGCGGCCCCTAGACGCGTGGACAAGTCTTATACTGGAGTGGTTTGACACGGCGAACCAAATGGGGAAAGTGGTCACTTTCTATGAACTGGCACAAGGAGATGAGAGCTTGGATTGCGAGTTTCATGGGATCCCGGAACCATTGCTTCTCAGGATCCTGAAACCGCTCGTTAAGAGGGGCAGAGCCACAATGTTGAAGGGCGATAACGACCAGTATGTTGCCATTAAAGTAGTGTAG
- the RSM26 gene encoding mitochondrial 37S ribosomal protein mS42 (similar to Saccharomyces cerevisiae RSM26 (YJR101W); ancestral locus Anc_7.473): MLRQLLCRRGIHTVPKLPNASTLIRNGIPPILSSQGFNTVWTDYQTYLCDKLTLATAGTTLESYYPFHIVLSTAKKSFQTHIFDIASAAHNNHLFIENILPLEAQNPGAPSQGFLDSVQKSFGMDWDSLKAEIVEQVEEKLMGQGWFFLVENSNKELHYLFLQNNGTPYYFPKNQILDMNGPLNLEEYTHLRDVKKFVSENAKVKDWTIPIIAVNLWDQAYLNDYGVSNRKQYLRNVLDNLNWSVVNSRLYSEQL, from the coding sequence ATGCTACGACAGTTACTTTGTAGGCGGGGGATTCACACGGTGCCGAAATTACCAAATGCTAGCACACTAATTAGGAATGGTATCCCCCCAATTTTATCATCACAAGGTTTCAATACTGTATGGACGGATTACCAGACGTACCTGTGTGACAAGCTCACGTTGGCAACTGCTGGAACCACTCTAGAGTCCTACTATCCTTTTCATATTGTGTTGAGCACTGCGAAGAAGAGTTTTCAGACGCATATATTTGACATTGCGTCTGCAGCACACAACAACCATCTCTTCATTGAGAATATTTTGCCTCTGGAAGCGCAGAATCCTGGGGCACCCTCTCAAGGGTTTTTGgattctgttcaaaaatcATTTGGAATGGACTGGGATTCGTTAAAAGCTGAGATCGTTGAACAGGTGGAGGAGAAATTGATGGGACAAGGTTGGTTCTTTCTCGTGGAGAATTCGAACAAAGAATTACACTatctgtttctgcaaaacAACGGTACCCCGTACTACTTCCCGAAGAACCAGATCTTGGACATGAACGGTCCCTTAAACCTGGAGGAATATACGCATTTGAGGGACGTGAAAAAGTTTGTGAGTGAGAATGCCAAAGTCAAAGACTGGACCATTCCGATAATAGCGGTCAATCTGTGGGACCAGGCATACTTGAATGATTACGGTGTGTCTAATCGAAAACAGTATTTGAGGAATGTGCTGGACAATTTGAATTGGTCTGTTGTCAACAGCAGACTGTACAGCGAACAATTGTGA